One window of Quercus robur chromosome 12, dhQueRobu3.1, whole genome shotgun sequence genomic DNA carries:
- the LOC126709931 gene encoding uncharacterized protein LOC126709931: MSSDLNKAKTGPIVSDTFWRPSRQISAVLNLPLFYLEVFIDRLHMSSLVNAFVKNLMDAGLIISWILSETALEESSQFKDPFFALEIAVCQQDTDDIVPFILIKINCCNYLSFFLLQDIVLFWSK, from the exons ATGAGCTCCGATCTAAACAAAGCCAAGACCGGGCCTATCGTCAGCGACACTTTTTGGAGGCCGAGTCGGCAAATCAG CGCCGTCTTGAACCTCCCGCTGTTTTATCTTGAAG ttttcattgACAGACTTCATATGAGTAGTCTCGTGAATGCCTTCGTAAAGAACTTGATGGATGCTGGTTTGATTATATCCTGGATACTCTCAGAAACAG CTCTTGAGGAATCATCCCAATTTAAAGATCCCTTTTTTGCGTTAGAGATTGCTGTCTGCCAACAAGATACTGATGATATTGTaccttttatattaattaaaattaattgttgtaattatttgAGTTTCTTCCTCTTACAAGACATTGTTCTTTTTTGgagtaaataa